The following are from one region of the Kiritimatiellia bacterium genome:
- the surE gene encoding 5'/3'-nucleotidase SurE yields the protein MHILLSNDDGIHAPGITALYEAVKDLGDVRVVAPSGEQSAVGHAITLSDPIKTKKIFKNGAFFGHAVGGTPADCVKLAACALLDRRPDLVISGINLGPNAGISVIYSGTVSAATEGTILGIPSMAISISTFQDPIWDTAARVARHLAILIGKTGLPPRTLLNVNVPNLPLSDIRGFAVTHMGESRFVETFDRRTDPRGNEYFWMDGELERYGEMAGSDLQALNDGFVSLTPIWFDLTNRAALPFLRQWPLDRPSGW from the coding sequence ATGCATATCCTGTTGAGCAACGACGACGGCATCCATGCCCCCGGCATCACCGCCCTGTACGAGGCCGTGAAAGACCTGGGCGACGTGCGGGTGGTGGCGCCCAGCGGCGAACAGAGCGCCGTGGGCCACGCGATTACGCTATCCGACCCGATCAAGACCAAGAAGATCTTCAAGAACGGCGCTTTCTTCGGGCACGCGGTGGGCGGCACGCCCGCCGATTGCGTGAAGCTGGCCGCCTGCGCCCTGCTGGACCGCCGGCCCGACCTCGTGATCAGCGGCATTAACCTGGGGCCGAACGCGGGGATCAGCGTGATCTACTCCGGCACCGTGTCCGCCGCCACGGAAGGCACCATCCTCGGGATCCCGAGCATGGCGATTTCGATCAGCACCTTCCAGGACCCGATCTGGGACACCGCCGCGCGCGTGGCCCGGCACCTGGCGATCCTGATCGGCAAGACGGGCCTTCCGCCGCGCACCCTGCTGAACGTCAACGTGCCCAACCTGCCCCTGTCGGACATCCGCGGCTTCGCGGTCACGCACATGGGCGAGTCGCGGTTCGTCGAGACCTTCGACCGGCGCACCGACCCGCGGGGCAACGAGTACTTCTGGATGGACGGCGAACTGGAGCGGTACGGGGAAATGGCCGGGAGCGATCTGCAGGCGTTGAACGACGGCTTCGTCTCCCTCACCCCGATCTGGTTCGATCTGACCAACCGGGCCGCCCTCCCCTTCCTTCGGCAGTGGCCGCTGGATCGTCCTTCCGGCTGGTGA
- a CDS encoding D-alanyl-D-alanine carboxypeptidase, which yields MKPAARAVPLFAAALLIALSSAQAQRAKIPALAADPYQGAILVGADGEVLFEDKADAPGYPASMVKMMNLLLILEGVDRGAWKLTDPVVVTAEAAGMGGSQVFLKEGELFPIEELLYAMMIQSANDAAAALAIKVAGTRDGFVEMMNRRAAELGMRKTRFHSVHGLPPAEGQEPDITTARDMARLCLALLRRPDALKYTSVIKRPFRPDAPEPFIMETHNRLLKTFEGCDGLKTGYFKLGGYSMAVTAQREGVRAAAIILGSLNREARDARARELLSQGLADLARRPPPPPPLVAPAAVEQAIPPGEAPSAAPAGRAWKWVLAGLAGLAVVALAIWSRRPRFNR from the coding sequence ATGAAGCCTGCCGCCCGGGCCGTGCCCCTGTTCGCCGCCGCGCTGCTCATCGCCCTGTCGTCCGCGCAAGCCCAGCGGGCGAAGATCCCGGCCCTTGCGGCCGATCCCTACCAGGGCGCGATCCTGGTCGGCGCGGACGGCGAGGTCCTGTTCGAGGACAAGGCCGACGCCCCCGGCTACCCGGCGAGCATGGTCAAGATGATGAACCTCCTGCTGATCCTGGAGGGCGTGGACCGCGGAGCCTGGAAACTGACCGATCCGGTCGTCGTCACGGCCGAGGCGGCGGGCATGGGCGGCTCTCAGGTCTTCCTGAAGGAAGGCGAGTTGTTCCCCATCGAGGAACTGCTGTACGCGATGATGATCCAATCCGCCAACGACGCCGCGGCGGCGCTGGCGATCAAGGTGGCCGGCACCCGCGACGGGTTCGTGGAGATGATGAACCGCCGGGCGGCCGAACTGGGCATGCGAAAGACGCGCTTCCATTCCGTTCACGGCCTGCCCCCGGCGGAAGGCCAGGAGCCCGACATCACCACGGCGCGGGACATGGCCCGACTCTGCCTGGCGCTTTTGCGGCGCCCCGATGCTCTGAAGTACACCTCCGTCATCAAGCGACCTTTCCGGCCGGACGCGCCCGAGCCGTTCATCATGGAGACGCACAACCGGCTGCTTAAAACATTCGAGGGCTGCGACGGGTTGAAAACCGGCTACTTCAAGCTGGGCGGCTATTCCATGGCCGTCACGGCGCAGCGTGAAGGCGTGCGGGCCGCGGCCATCATCCTCGGCAGCCTGAACCGGGAAGCGCGCGACGCCCGGGCGCGCGAACTGCTCTCGCAGGGCTTGGCGGACCTGGCCCGTCGTCCGCCGCCCCCGCCGCCCCTGGTCGCGCCCGCCGCCGTGGAGCAGGCCATCCCTCCGGGCGAAGCGCCCTCCGCCGCACCCGCCGGCCGCGCCTGGAAATGGGTCCTGGCGGGCCTCGCGGGCTTGGCTGTCGTGGCCCTGGCGATCTGGAGCCGCCGTCCGCGATTCAATCGATGA
- a CDS encoding KTSC domain-containing protein, translating to MDMKKVDSSTIDKIGYDAASQVLTITFDNGETYNYKKVPEKTYKALMKAKSKGKYFHKNIKDKFESEKAG from the coding sequence GTGGATATGAAGAAGGTGGACTCCTCCACCATCGACAAGATCGGCTATGATGCCGCGAGCCAGGTCCTGACCATCACCTTCGACAACGGGGAAACCTACAATTACAAGAAGGTGCCGGAGAAGACGTACAAGGCCCTCATGAAGGCCAAGTCCAAGGGCAAGTACTTCCACAAGAACATCAAGGACAAGTTCGAGTCCGAGAAGGCCGGCTGA